In Cryptococcus depauperatus CBS 7841 chromosome 4, complete sequence, a single window of DNA contains:
- a CDS encoding 3-deoxy-7-phosphoheptulonate synthase, translating to MSSTPSPERSRTLGDRKVTGYNPLIPPELLRHDLPVPTAASKAISAARRNTSSIIKGTDPLSRLLVIVGPCSIHDVEQAKEYASRLRKEVQEGRWPGLEIVMRVYFEKPRTTVGWKGLINDPDIDGTFKINKGLRMARELLCDINEMGMPVGCELLDTISPQFIADLITWGAIGARTTESQLHRELASGVSFPIGFKNGTDGSVGVAIDAMQSASHPHCFMGINSQGMASIVKTSGNRDCHVILRGGNSGPNYSSEHVQKALSAMRAKNHDTFASVMVDCSHGNSSKNHLNQPKVAANLAEQIAAGETGITGIMFESNLKGGKQSSDKGKDNLEYGVSITDACVDWEMTVDILDNLNKASLARRAVVGTREANGHSESPAV from the exons ATGTCTAGTACCCCTTCTCCAGAGCGTAGTAGGACTCTTGGCGACCGCAAGGTCACTGGC TACAACCCACTTATTCCTCCTGAGCTCCTCCGACATGATCTTCCAGTTCCCACTGCTGCTTCAAAAGCCATCTCTGCCGCTCGACGAAACACCTCTTCAATTATTAAGGGTACCGACCCCCTGTCTCGATTATTGGTGATCGTTGGTCCCTGTAGTATTCATGATGTTGAGCAAGCAAAAGAGTATGCATCTCGCCTGAGAAAGGAAGttcaagaaggaaggtGGCCTGGATTGGAAATTGTCATGAGAGTTTACTT CGAAAAGCCTCGGACAACTGTTGGTTGGAAAGGTCTTATCAATGATCCTGATATTGACGGGACTTTCAAGATTAACAAAGGTTTGAGGATGGCTCGAGAATTGTTGTGCGATATCAACGAAATGGGAATGCCCGTTGGATGCGAGCTCCTCGACACGATCTCTCCACAATTTATCGCTGATCTCATCACTTGGGGTGCCATTGGTGCCCGAACAACCGAGTCACAGCTTCATCGGGAGCTTGCCTCTGGCGTCTCTTTTCCTATTGGTTTCAAGAACGGCACCGATGGTTCTGTTGGCGTTGCTATTGACGCTATGCAATCAGCCTCTCATCCTCATTGCTTTATGGGTATTAATTCTCAGGGTATGGCGAGCATTGTCAAGACTTCTGGTAATAGAGATTGCCATGTTATATTGAGAGGCGGTAATAGCGGTCCCAATTACTC TTCTGAGCACGTTCAAAAAGCATTGTCTGCCATGCGGGCCAAGAATCATGACACCTTTGCTTCCGTCATGGTCGACTGTTCCCACGGCAACTCTTCCAAAAACCACCTCAACCAACCCAAAGTTGCAGCCAATCTTGCTGAACAGATTGCTGCAGGTGAGACTGGTATAACTGGTATCATGTTCGAGAGCAATCTCAAGGGTGGGAAACAGAGTAGTGACAAGGGAAAAGATAATCTCGAGTATGGTGTTTCCATCACTGATG CTTGTGTTGATTGGGAGATGACTGTTGACATACTTGACAACCTCAATAAGGCCTCGCTTGCCCGAAGAGCTGTCGTTGGGACTAGGGAAGCCAATGGTCACTCTGAGTCCCCTGCAGTCTAA